Genomic window (uncultured Desulfovibrio sp.):
TTCAAGAAAGCCCTGGTGGACTATCTGAGCGGTCTGGCAGGGCAGGGGCAGCTTTGCGAGGACTGTACGCGCCGCATGCAGACCAATCCCCTGCGCGTGCTGGACTGCAAGCAGGAAAGCTGCCGCAGCCTCACGGACAAGGCGCCGCATCTGCTGGACTATACCTGCCCGGACTGCCGCCAGCATTTTGAAACGGTGCTGCGCCTGCTGGATGCCGAAAAGGTGGACTATACGGTGGATCACCGTCTGGTGCGCGGCCTGGACTACTATTGCCGCACCACCTTTGAGGTGGTAAGCGGAAACATCGGTTCGCAATCCGCCGTGGCGGGCGGCGGGCGCTATGACGGCCTGGTCAAAAGCCTGGGCGGTCCCGATGTGCCCGGCGTGGGCTTTGCCTGCGGCATGGAGCGCCTGGCTCTGCTGCTGCCGCAACGGACGGCCCCGCGCCCCTGTTTTTACATGGTGGGCATGGACGATGCCGCCCGCGAGGTCTGCTTCGGGCTGACCCAGCGCCTGCGCGAGGCAGGGCTGCACGGCGAAATGCACATCGGCGAGGGCGGCTTCAAGAGCAGCATGCGTCAGGCCGGCAAGTCCGGCGCGCGCTTCTGTCTCATCATCGGCCCCGATGAACTGGCGGCCGGTACGGTGGTGGTGAAGAATATGGACAGCGGTGAACAGCAGGCCATGCCGCAGTCCAGCGTGGTAGAACATCTGGCCTCTTTCCCCGGCGGTGGCGAGCATGAGTGAGCAGACCCAGAATCAGGACCTTCAGCTGGAGCATCAGAAGTATATTGAAGACGTGGGCGACTGGACCCGCACCCATTCCTGCGGGCAGCTGACCCTGGCCGATGACGGGGCCGAGGTCTGCCTCATGGGCTGGGCGCAGTACCGCCGCGACCACGGCGGTCTCATCTTTGTGGACCTGCGCGACCGTGACGGCCTCACGCAGGTGGTTTTCAGTCCCGAAGTGTCGGCGGCAGCCCACGAAAGCGCCCACATTCTGCGCTCCGAATATGTGCTGGCCATCCGGGGCAGGGTGCGTCCCCGCCCCGAAGGCATGACCAATCCCAACCTGGTCACCGGCGGCATCGAGGTGGTGGTGACGGAATGGAAGCTGCTCAATACCTCCAAGACGCCCCCCTTCCCCATTGAAGACCGCACCGATGCCGGCGAAAATCTGCGCCTGACCTGGCGCTATCTGGACCTGCGCCGGCCGCGCATGCAGGCCAACCTGCGCCTGCGCCACCGGGTGGCCCAGTCCATCCGCCGCTATCTGGATGAAGGCGGTTTTCTGGAGGTGGAAACCCCCATTCTTACCAAGTCCACCCCCGAGGGCGCCCGCGACTTTCTGGTGCCCAGCCGCCTGAACAATGGCGAATTCTACGCCCTGCCGCAGTCGCCGCAGCTTTTCAAGCAGCTGCTCATGGTGGGCGGACTGGACCGCTATTTCCAGATTGTGCGCTGCTTCCGTGACGAAGACCTGCGGGCCGACCGTCAGCCGGAATTCACGCAGGTAGATATCGAGATGAGCTTTGTGGATGAGGAAAAGGTCATGACCATGGCCGAAGGCCTCATGGTGCGCGTCTTCAAGGAAGTCATGGGCATGGATATTCCCCATCCCTTCCCGCGCATGAAGTATGAAGAAGCCATGGCCCGCTTTGGCGTGGACAAGCCGGATACCCGCTTCGGTCTGGAACTGCACGATATCACGGACATTGTGCGCGGTTCGGGCTTCAAGCTCTTTGCTGCGGCCAGGCTGGTCAAGGCCATGAAGGTTCCCGGCGGCGAAAGCATGACCCGCAAGGAAATTGACGCCTATACCGATTTCGTCAAGATTTACGGCGCCCAGGGACTGGCCTGGATCAAGATCAGGGAAAACGAATGGCAGTCGCCCATTGCCAAGTTCCTTTCCGACGAAGAGCGCAAGGGCATAGCCGCCGCGCTGGACCTGAAGGTGGGAGACATCGTCTTCTTCCAGGCCGGCGAACCGGCCATGGTCAATGCCGCGCTGGGCAACCTGCGCGTGCATCTGGGCAATCAGCTGGGTCTCATTCCCGAAGGCAGCTTTAATTTCCTCTGGGTTACCGAGTTTCCGCTCTTTGAATACGACGAGGAAGAAAAGCGCTACGTGGCCTGCCACCATCCCTTTACCTCGCCGGCACCCGGACATCTGGAACTCATGCGCAGCGATCCGGCCCATACCCGTGCCCGCGCCTATGACATGGTGCTCAACGGCAATGAAGTGGGCGGCGGTTCCATCCGCATTCATTCGGCCGAGGTGCAGCGCCGCATGTTCGAGGCCCTGGGCTTCACGCCGGAACTGGCCGAGGAGCAGTTCGGCTTTCTCATCAATGCCCTGGAGCAGGGCGCGCCGCCGCACGGCGGCCTGGCCTTCGGCCTGGACCGCCTGGTCATGCTGCTGGCCGGCGCCCAGAGCATTCGCGATGTCATTGCCTTCCCCAAGACCCAGAAGGCCACCTGCCTCATGACGCAGGCGCCCTCGCCCGTATCGGCCAAGCAGCTGCGTGAGCTGGGACTGCGCCTGCGGGAAACGGACAAGCCCGCTGATGCCGCAGCGCAGCAGTAAGGCTGCGGGCCACTGACCATTTGAACGGAAGAGGGAAGGGACCCTGTTGCAACGGTCCCTTCCCTTCTCTTTTTTGCTCTTGGCGCGGCCGGACGCGCGGCAAAAATCCATGGGAGGGAGACGCGTGACATCCACGCGAGCGGCCCTTGTGGCCATGCATCTGGCAACGGTGCTTTTTGGCATATCCGGTGTTTTCGGGCGGCTGACGCAGTGCAGTGCTGCCATGATTGTTTTTGGGCGCACGGTTTTTGCCCTGGGCCTGCTCTGGCTGCTGCTGCAATGGCGCGGGCAACGTCCCTGGCAGGGCCTGAACAGGCGGCAGCTGGGCGGTCTTGCCTGTTCCGGTGTGCTGCTGGCCCTGCACTGGTATACCTTTTTTCAGGGGATCAAGGTGGGGGGCGTGGCCGTGGGCACCCTGGGCTTTGCCTGCTTTCCCGCCTTTGTGGCCCTGTTTGAGCACATGTTCTTTCACGAGCGCATTACTCGTGTGGAAAAGGCCCTCATGCTGGCCGTGACCCTGGGGCTGATCCTGGTGACGCCGCGCTTTGACCTGCGTGACGGCGGTACGGCGGGCCTGCTGTGGGGCATTGCTTCCGGGGCCATCTATGCCCTCAATGCCATTGCCAACCGCTTTTTTGTGCACCGCATCAGTGGCGAACAGGCCTGCTGGGTGCAGTATGCCGTCATTGCGCCCCTGACGCTCTGCATTGTGGCCGGCGAGCTGCCGCGGGTCACGGCCATGGACTGGCTGTGGATAGCCTGCCTGGGGCTGCTGTGCAGCGGACTGGCCTATACCCTGTATGTCAACAGCCTGCGCGTGCTGACGGCCCGTCTGGCGGCCATCATCATTGCGCTGGAACCGGTCTATGCCATTCTGGTCAGCTGGCTTTTGCTGCACGAAACGCCGTCCCTGCGCATGCTGTGCGGCGGGGTCATCATTCTGGGGGCCGTGGTGCTGGCAGGACTGCGCCGGCAGCGGGCCTGAGGCTGACAGCCGGCAGCGGGCAGCAACTATTGCGGCTGTGCGGGCCTTCCTGTATGCTCATACGTCAAGCCGGCGCCGTGGCGCCGTTTTTTCGAGATTGCCATGATTCTTGATATTGTCACCTATCCTGATCCCCGCCTCAAGGAAGTCTGCGTGCCCGTGCAGGACATTACGGAAGAAATCCGCCAGCTGGCCGCCGACATGCTGGAAACCATGTATGACGCGCCCGGCGTGGGGCTTGCCGCGCCGCAGGTGGGGCGCAATATCCGCATGCTGGTCATGGACGCCGGCGTGCAGGAAGACAAGAAGCAGCCCCGTGTGCTCATCAATCCCCAGCTGACCCTGGAAGGGGAAAAGATCATCAGCAAGCAGGAGGGCTGCCTTTCCGTCCCGTACAACTACCGGGCCGATGTGCCGCGCTACGAGCGTGTGCACCTGCGGGCGCTGGACCTTGACGGCAATGTCATCGACGAGGAGCTGTCCGATTTTGCGGCCATCATTGTTCAGCATGAGTGTGATCATCTGGATGGTCTGCTGTTCATTGACCACATCGGCCGTCTGCGCC
Coding sequences:
- a CDS encoding DMT family transporter, with the protein product MTSTRAALVAMHLATVLFGISGVFGRLTQCSAAMIVFGRTVFALGLLWLLLQWRGQRPWQGLNRRQLGGLACSGVLLALHWYTFFQGIKVGGVAVGTLGFACFPAFVALFEHMFFHERITRVEKALMLAVTLGLILVTPRFDLRDGGTAGLLWGIASGAIYALNAIANRFFVHRISGEQACWVQYAVIAPLTLCIVAGELPRVTAMDWLWIACLGLLCSGLAYTLYVNSLRVLTARLAAIIIALEPVYAILVSWLLLHETPSLRMLCGGVIILGAVVLAGLRRQRA
- the hisS gene encoding histidine--tRNA ligase yields the protein MAAHVTRIKGFADMFPPDSDAFTFMEATARRVFGRCGFVELRTPVLEFTDLFRRSIGEETDVVQKEMFTFPDRNDRLMTLRPEATAGVMRAYIEDARHTRESVSRLFTTGPMFRYERPQKGRMRQFHQINCECLGSHSPYADADMIVMLMRFLREIGLTDLSLKINSLGCATCRPVFKKALVDYLSGLAGQGQLCEDCTRRMQTNPLRVLDCKQESCRSLTDKAPHLLDYTCPDCRQHFETVLRLLDAEKVDYTVDHRLVRGLDYYCRTTFEVVSGNIGSQSAVAGGGRYDGLVKSLGGPDVPGVGFACGMERLALLLPQRTAPRPCFYMVGMDDAAREVCFGLTQRLREAGLHGEMHIGEGGFKSSMRQAGKSGARFCLIIGPDELAAGTVVVKNMDSGEQQAMPQSSVVEHLASFPGGGEHE
- the aspS gene encoding aspartate--tRNA ligase, which encodes MSEQTQNQDLQLEHQKYIEDVGDWTRTHSCGQLTLADDGAEVCLMGWAQYRRDHGGLIFVDLRDRDGLTQVVFSPEVSAAAHESAHILRSEYVLAIRGRVRPRPEGMTNPNLVTGGIEVVVTEWKLLNTSKTPPFPIEDRTDAGENLRLTWRYLDLRRPRMQANLRLRHRVAQSIRRYLDEGGFLEVETPILTKSTPEGARDFLVPSRLNNGEFYALPQSPQLFKQLLMVGGLDRYFQIVRCFRDEDLRADRQPEFTQVDIEMSFVDEEKVMTMAEGLMVRVFKEVMGMDIPHPFPRMKYEEAMARFGVDKPDTRFGLELHDITDIVRGSGFKLFAAARLVKAMKVPGGESMTRKEIDAYTDFVKIYGAQGLAWIKIRENEWQSPIAKFLSDEERKGIAAALDLKVGDIVFFQAGEPAMVNAALGNLRVHLGNQLGLIPEGSFNFLWVTEFPLFEYDEEEKRYVACHHPFTSPAPGHLELMRSDPAHTRARAYDMVLNGNEVGGGSIRIHSAEVQRRMFEALGFTPELAEEQFGFLINALEQGAPPHGGLAFGLDRLVMLLAGAQSIRDVIAFPKTQKATCLMTQAPSPVSAKQLRELGLRLRETDKPADAAAQQ
- the def gene encoding peptide deformylase, producing the protein MILDIVTYPDPRLKEVCVPVQDITEEIRQLAADMLETMYDAPGVGLAAPQVGRNIRMLVMDAGVQEDKKQPRVLINPQLTLEGEKIISKQEGCLSVPYNYRADVPRYERVHLRALDLDGNVIDEELSDFAAIIVQHECDHLDGLLFIDHIGRLRRSLYDNKVKKCLKRKHAE